From the Streptomyces pluripotens genome, one window contains:
- a CDS encoding ABC transporter ATP-binding protein → MTATASAPVVAEDDEQARRQDTGDPFDQDVLPTPPGATVALLRSLLAPLKGRVALTTLLLLLQQAAVQTGPLLVAYALDNAVPAFREHRQGPLIAVAVGYLLCALASGALQFAFIEASARVSQDVLLDLRGRIFRHAQALSVDFHERYTSGRLISRSTTDVESLRELLDDGLQELVTVVLSFVYISALLLWLDLSLGAVAVASFAPLYLLVRIYRKRAGRVYRARSTAIAAVIVKFVETMNGIRPVRAFRREAANDTEFAVLNRRHERTNGDALLEMARYVVGSRLVANTAVAGMVLWGAYRVASGSLELGVLAAAVLYLRRLYDPIDRLGMFLNSYQSAAASLEKIAGLLAQTPSVPEPATPRELRPLDGSFPGREVVFDDVRFAYRTCGEVLPAFELTIPAGQTVAVVGSTGAGKSTLARLLARFYDPSDGRVLLDGVDLRELSSPELRRGVVMVTQEAFLFSGTVADNIAIGRPEATREEIERAAKAIGAHAFISALPDGYDTDVRKRGGRISAGQRQLVAFARALLADPAVLILDEATSSLDIPGERAVQQAMATVLKGRTAVVIAHRLSTVEIADRVLVMEQGRIVEDGHPDELIAGSGRFAELHRAWRESLV, encoded by the coding sequence TTGACCGCCACCGCCTCCGCCCCCGTGGTCGCCGAGGACGACGAACAGGCCCGCCGGCAGGACACGGGCGACCCCTTCGACCAGGACGTCCTGCCCACCCCGCCGGGCGCCACGGTCGCCCTGCTGCGCTCGTTGCTCGCGCCGCTGAAGGGTCGTGTCGCCCTCACCACGCTCCTGCTCCTGCTGCAACAGGCGGCCGTGCAGACGGGCCCGTTGCTGGTGGCCTACGCCCTCGACAACGCCGTACCGGCGTTCCGGGAGCACCGCCAGGGTCCGCTGATCGCGGTCGCCGTCGGCTACCTGCTGTGCGCCCTCGCCTCAGGCGCGCTGCAGTTCGCGTTCATCGAGGCCTCCGCCCGGGTCAGCCAGGACGTGCTGCTGGACCTGCGCGGTCGGATCTTCCGCCACGCACAAGCGCTGAGCGTCGACTTTCACGAGCGGTACACCTCGGGCCGACTGATCTCGCGCTCCACCACGGACGTCGAGTCACTGCGCGAACTCCTCGACGACGGGTTGCAGGAACTGGTGACCGTCGTACTGTCCTTCGTCTACATCTCCGCCTTGCTGCTCTGGCTGGACCTCAGCCTCGGCGCGGTCGCGGTGGCCTCGTTCGCGCCGCTGTACCTGCTCGTGCGGATCTACCGCAAGCGTGCCGGACGGGTGTACCGGGCGCGGTCCACGGCGATCGCCGCGGTGATCGTGAAGTTCGTGGAGACGATGAACGGCATCCGCCCGGTGCGCGCCTTCCGCCGGGAAGCGGCGAACGACACCGAGTTCGCCGTCCTCAACCGGCGGCACGAGCGCACCAACGGTGACGCGCTGCTGGAGATGGCCCGCTACGTGGTCGGCTCGCGGCTGGTGGCCAACACGGCGGTGGCGGGCATGGTCCTGTGGGGCGCCTACCGGGTGGCGTCTGGCTCACTGGAACTGGGTGTGCTGGCAGCGGCGGTGCTGTACCTGCGGCGGCTGTACGACCCGATCGACCGCCTCGGCATGTTTCTGAACTCCTACCAGTCGGCCGCCGCCTCCCTGGAGAAGATCGCCGGGCTGCTGGCACAGACCCCTTCGGTGCCGGAACCGGCCACGCCCCGCGAACTCCGCCCGCTCGACGGCAGTTTCCCCGGCCGCGAGGTCGTCTTCGACGACGTCCGCTTCGCCTACCGCACCTGCGGCGAAGTGCTGCCCGCCTTCGAACTGACCATCCCGGCCGGGCAGACGGTCGCCGTCGTCGGCTCCACCGGCGCGGGCAAGTCCACGCTCGCCAGACTCCTCGCCCGCTTCTACGACCCCTCCGACGGCCGCGTCCTGCTGGACGGGGTCGACCTGCGCGAGCTGTCCTCGCCCGAACTGCGGCGCGGAGTCGTCATGGTGACCCAGGAGGCGTTCCTGTTCTCCGGTACGGTCGCGGACAACATCGCCATCGGCCGGCCCGAGGCCACCCGGGAGGAGATCGAGCGGGCCGCGAAGGCGATTGGCGCGCACGCGTTCATCAGCGCCCTGCCCGATGGCTACGACACCGACGTCCGCAAGCGCGGTGGCCGCATCTCGGCCGGGCAGCGCCAACTGGTTGCCTTCGCCCGAGCGTTGCTCGCCGACCCCGCCGTGCTGATCCTGGACGAGGCGACCAGCTCCCTCGACATCCCGGGCGAGCGGGCGGTGCAGCAGGCGATGGCGACGGTACTGAAGGGCCGTACGGCGGTCGTGATCGCGCACCGGCTGTCGACCGTGGAGATCGCCGACCGGGTGCTGGTGATGGAGCAGGGCCGGATCGTGGAGGACGGGCACCCGGACGAACTCATCGCCGGCTCGGGCAGGTTCGCGGAACTGCACCGGGCATGGCGGGAGAGCCTGGTGTAG